A portion of the Avibacterium sp. 20-132 genome contains these proteins:
- the nagB gene encoding glucosamine-6-phosphate deaminase, which yields MRLIPLQTSEQVSKWAARHIVDRINEFNPTEARPFVLGLPTGGTPLATYKELIKLYQAGEVSFKNVVTFNMDEYVGLPKDHPESYRTFMYKNFFDHVDIQEKNINLLDGNAPDLDEECRRYEEKMKSYGKVNLFMGGVGVDGHIAFNEPASSLASRTRIKTLTEDTLIANSRFFDNDVNKVPKYALTIGVATLLDAAEVMLLVTGHNKALALQAGVEGSVNHFWTISALQLHRHAIFVCDEPATQELKVKTVKYFTELEAKAIHSVL from the coding sequence ATGCGTTTAATTCCTTTACAAACTTCCGAACAAGTCAGCAAATGGGCAGCTCGTCATATTGTTGATCGTATTAATGAATTTAATCCAACAGAAGCGCGGCCTTTTGTGCTTGGACTGCCAACAGGTGGCACCCCTTTAGCAACTTATAAAGAATTAATTAAACTGTATCAGGCAGGGGAAGTGAGCTTCAAAAATGTGGTTACCTTTAATATGGATGAATATGTTGGATTGCCTAAAGATCATCCTGAAAGTTACCGCACTTTTATGTATAAAAACTTCTTCGATCACGTTGATATTCAAGAAAAAAATATTAATTTACTAGATGGCAATGCCCCTGATCTGGATGAAGAGTGTCGCCGTTACGAAGAAAAAATGAAATCTTATGGCAAAGTGAATTTATTTATGGGCGGAGTAGGCGTGGATGGACATATTGCCTTTAATGAACCTGCCTCATCTTTAGCGTCTCGCACTCGAATTAAAACATTGACAGAAGATACCTTAATTGCAAACTCGCGCTTTTTTGATAATGATGTTAATAAAGTACCGAAATACGCCCTAACGATTGGGGTTGCAACCTTATTAGATGCGGCAGAAGTGATGCTTTTAGTTACGGGACATAACAAAGCCCTTGCGTTGCAAGCAGGCGTGGAGGGGAGCGTGAATCATTTTTGGACGATTAGTGCGTTACAACTACACCGCCACGCAATTTTTGTTTGTGATGAACCTGCTACACAAGAGCTAAAAGTAAAAACTGTCAAATATTTTACTGAGTTAGAAGCTAAAGCAATTCATAGTGTCTTATAG
- a CDS encoding 5-methyltetrahydropteroyltriglutamate--homocysteine S-methyltransferase translates to MSKLFPNAQLRDNAPYRFDIVGSFLRPESLKQARQQCSCGDISCADLSEVEDKEIANLVAKQKAVGLPAVTDGEFRRTFWHLDFLSALEGVEEVEAEKFSVQFKHHNVRPKTLKIVDKIGFSDHHPFLEHYRSLQQIAGDYPVKFTIPSPSMLHLICTVRETAYHPIERYKNNNQQLLDDIAEAYIRAMQKFYALGCRNLQLDDTSWGELCSEEKRQAYQARGFDLEQLAKDYVYMVNRIIAVKPEDMTITMHICRGNFRSTWFSSGGYEPVAEILFGNCNVDGFFLEYDSDRSGDFKPLRFIKDQQVVLGLITSKDGNLEDKNEIIKRIQEAAQYVDINQLCLSPQCGFASTEEGNILTEEQQWNKLDFIREIVEEVWGKA, encoded by the coding sequence ATGAGCAAACTATTTCCTAATGCACAACTTCGAGATAATGCCCCTTATCGTTTTGATATTGTGGGAAGTTTTTTACGTCCTGAAAGCTTAAAACAAGCACGCCAACAATGTAGCTGTGGTGATATTTCTTGTGCAGATCTGAGCGAAGTGGAAGACAAAGAAATTGCCAATTTGGTGGCAAAACAAAAAGCAGTAGGCTTGCCTGCGGTAACTGATGGCGAATTTCGTCGTACTTTTTGGCATTTGGATTTTTTAAGTGCTTTAGAAGGCGTGGAAGAAGTTGAAGCAGAAAAATTTTCTGTTCAATTTAAACACCATAATGTTCGTCCTAAAACGTTGAAAATTGTCGATAAAATTGGTTTTTCCGATCATCATCCATTCCTTGAACATTACCGTTCTTTACAGCAAATTGCAGGGGATTATCCTGTGAAATTCACCATTCCATCACCGTCAATGCTACATTTAATTTGTACGGTGCGGGAAACGGCGTATCACCCCATTGAGCGTTATAAAAACAATAATCAACAGCTACTTGATGATATTGCTGAGGCTTATATTCGTGCAATGCAAAAATTCTATGCGTTGGGCTGTCGCAACTTGCAATTAGATGACACAAGCTGGGGCGAACTATGTTCTGAAGAAAAACGCCAAGCTTATCAAGCGCGTGGCTTTGATCTCGAACAGCTGGCGAAAGATTATGTGTATATGGTCAATCGTATTATTGCTGTTAAACCTGAAGATATGACAATAACGATGCACATTTGTCGTGGCAATTTCCGTTCAACGTGGTTCTCATCGGGAGGCTATGAGCCTGTAGCTGAAATCTTATTTGGCAATTGCAATGTAGATGGTTTCTTCCTTGAGTACGATAGTGATCGCTCGGGTGATTTCAAACCATTGCGCTTTATTAAAGATCAGCAAGTGGTACTTGGCTTAATTACGTCAAAAGATGGTAACCTTGAAGATAAGAATGAAATCATTAAACGCATTCAAGAAGCCGCACAATATGTGGATATCAACCAACTCTGTTTAAGCCCACAATGTGGGTTTGCTTCAACGGAGGAAGGCAATATTCTGACGGAAGAGCAGCAATGGAATAAACTGGATTTTATCCGTGAAATTGTTGAGGAAGTTTGGGGCAAGGCTTAA
- a CDS encoding ROK family transcriptional regulator, with the protein MWDHHQIANVDFVKQMNSAVVYKLIDQQGPISRIQISELSQLAPASVTKITRNLLARGLIKEVEQQESTGGRRATSIIAEYKAFRAILIRLGQEYITFAIMDLSTKLLKKTVIDLPEMNSAAEIEAFLCTHLKQFIEANQHRRSEFIAIGVTVSGFVDSKTNAIEHLSYLKLDEPWLLAQKITQEFQLMTFIGHDVRSLALAEHYFGVTKDCYDSLLLRIHRGVGAGIVINHEVFLGYKNNVGEIGHIQVDPLGKRCLCGNVGCLETVVSNAAIEEKMQRLLEDGYQSKWISLESHDIEAICKAVNKQDTVAVELIEHVGIQIGRVLAMSVNMFNPEKIVISGEITQAKDVLFSAIRRTLDNLALPAFVKNTPLVASELQNEDVIGAFALIKQALFDGRLLQHLLAE; encoded by the coding sequence ATGTGGGATCATCATCAAATTGCAAATGTTGATTTTGTTAAACAAATGAATAGTGCGGTGGTTTATAAATTAATTGATCAACAAGGACCAATTTCTCGTATTCAAATTTCAGAATTAAGCCAGCTTGCACCAGCCAGTGTGACAAAAATTACGCGAAATTTACTCGCGCGCGGTTTGATTAAAGAAGTTGAGCAACAAGAATCAACAGGGGGACGCCGAGCAACGTCGATTATTGCGGAATATAAGGCATTTCGAGCCATTCTAATTCGGTTGGGACAAGAGTATATTACCTTTGCAATAATGGATCTTTCTACAAAATTATTAAAGAAAACCGTGATTGATTTGCCAGAGATGAATAGTGCCGCTGAAATCGAAGCATTTTTATGTACTCACTTGAAGCAATTCATTGAAGCCAATCAGCATCGCCGTAGTGAATTTATTGCAATTGGTGTTACTGTATCAGGCTTTGTTGATAGCAAAACAAACGCGATTGAACATTTATCTTATCTTAAGTTAGATGAACCTTGGTTATTAGCGCAAAAAATAACACAGGAATTTCAATTGATGACCTTTATTGGGCATGATGTGCGTAGCCTTGCTTTAGCAGAACATTATTTCGGTGTAACAAAAGATTGCTATGATTCTTTATTACTACGTATTCATCGTGGTGTTGGTGCTGGCATTGTGATTAATCACGAAGTATTCCTTGGTTATAAAAATAATGTGGGGGAAATTGGGCATATTCAGGTTGATCCTTTAGGTAAACGCTGTTTGTGTGGCAATGTAGGCTGTTTGGAAACCGTGGTTAGTAATGCGGCAATTGAAGAAAAAATGCAACGTTTACTTGAAGATGGTTATCAAAGCAAATGGATTTCTTTAGAAAGTCATGATATTGAAGCGATTTGTAAGGCAGTGAATAAACAAGATACCGTGGCAGTAGAGTTGATTGAACACGTAGGTATCCAAATTGGACGCGTACTTGCGATGAGTGTGAATATGTTTAACCCTGAAAAAATCGTGATTTCAGGAGAAATTACGCAAGCTAAGGATGTGCTTTTTTCCGCTATTCGCCGTACCTTGGATAATTTGGCATTGCCTGCTTTTGTGAAAAATACACCACTGGTGGCTTCTGAACTACAAAATGAAGATGTTATCGGCGCATTTGCGTTGATTAAACAAGCCTTATTCGATGGTAGATTGCTCCAACATCTATTAGCAGAGTAA
- the nagA gene encoding N-acetylglucosamine-6-phosphate deacetylase codes for MSYALVNGVVYTSQSVQYGQAVIVDGERIVAIMPQENLPEGLQQIDLKGNNLTAGFIDLQLNGCGGVMFNGDTSVKTLEIMQQTNLRSGTTSYLPTFITADDEGIKQAVSVMGEYLKKHKNQALGLHLEGPYLSVEKKGVHQAEYIRAISSEMKDFLCQNSSVISKITLAPENPTAKYIGDFVQSGIMVSIGHSNATYDVAKQAIANGATFATHLHNAMSPISSGREMGVVGAVLDSDIYTGIIVDGLHVEFGNIKIDKKVKGDKLCIVTDATAAAGADITSFDFVGKTVYVRNGKCYDENGTLGGSAITMIESVENAVKHVGIPLDETLRMCNYYPAKAIGVDDHLGDIAEGKIANLTLFNNDFKVLGSAVNGQWQWYEN; via the coding sequence ATGAGTTATGCATTAGTAAACGGGGTCGTTTATACCTCGCAAAGCGTGCAGTATGGGCAAGCAGTGATCGTCGATGGGGAGAGAATTGTGGCGATTATGCCACAAGAAAATCTGCCTGAAGGATTGCAACAAATTGATTTAAAAGGGAATAATCTAACAGCAGGGTTTATTGATCTGCAATTAAATGGCTGCGGTGGCGTTATGTTTAATGGCGATACTTCAGTGAAAACCCTTGAAATTATGCAGCAAACCAATTTGCGTTCAGGCACGACAAGTTATTTGCCCACGTTTATCACGGCAGATGATGAAGGCATTAAGCAGGCTGTTTCAGTGATGGGCGAGTACCTTAAAAAGCATAAAAACCAAGCACTTGGTTTGCATTTGGAAGGCCCTTATTTAAGCGTAGAAAAGAAAGGCGTGCATCAGGCGGAATATATTCGTGCTATTAGTTCTGAAATGAAAGATTTTCTATGCCAAAATTCCTCGGTGATTAGCAAGATTACACTGGCGCCTGAAAACCCAACAGCGAAATATATTGGTGATTTTGTACAAAGTGGCATTATGGTTTCCATCGGGCATTCCAACGCCACTTATGATGTGGCAAAACAGGCGATTGCCAATGGTGCAACTTTCGCTACACACTTGCATAATGCAATGTCACCGATTAGTTCAGGGCGTGAAATGGGGGTTGTCGGTGCGGTGTTAGATAGCGATATTTACACAGGTATTATCGTAGATGGTTTGCACGTTGAATTCGGCAATATCAAAATTGATAAAAAAGTCAAAGGCGATAAATTGTGTATCGTGACAGACGCCACTGCAGCCGCTGGTGCGGATATCACATCTTTCGATTTTGTGGGGAAAACCGTGTATGTGCGCAATGGTAAATGCTATGACGAAAATGGTACGCTCGGCGGCTCTGCGATCACAATGATTGAATCGGTAGAAAATGCAGTAAAACACGTGGGGATTCCACTTGATGAAACGCTAAGAATGTGCAATTACTACCCAGCAAAAGCCATTGGTGTGGATGATCATCTAGGGGATATTGCCGAAGGGAAAATTGCTAACCTGACATTGTTCAATAATGATTTTAAAGTGCTAGGCAGTGCAGTCAATGGGCAATGGCAATGGTATGAAAACTAA